GTGGCGCGACTGCTCCACTCCGTGATCAGATCCAATGAAATGCCGCTGCTGCGAGCGAGTCTATTAATTAGGTGGCGAATGCTGTGTGACTTTAACTTAAATGCCTTGTATCCGTGATAGGCGAAAAAGTTAATGGACTCGGCCGCGGCGTTTCCAGTGTCCAGGCGCTTCCCATAAAAACTAGGATCAAATGGCGCTAACAGAACGGGACTTGCAGTGCTCCGCAAGCGCAATTGGTTGCGACGAAGGCATAGCAGTGACTCAGACATTTTCAATGGAGGATTGGTAGATCCCTGGTGTGGCTCCTGGTAGGGGAAATATGGGTTGGTGGCTTTGTGCTCTATTAGTATAAGTTTCCAAAGCGAGTCTAGAGTAAATCCGGACAATGACCAACTACCGGTTAGTCTATGGATAAGGGATTGGCAGCAGGTTCGATCGGTAAAACCTAGAGCCTGCATTACTTGCTTTACCGAGAGTGGCTCGTTGTCTTGAACATTAGGGCAATTGGCGTGGCGGTAGAATCTCGATGGGTTGGTTTCCATGTAACGGGCCAAGGAGCGGCCTTCGTCAGTGATTTTTACTAGCCGATTTATTGCGTCTGTAGTGATATTTATTAGTGTTTTCGGAATTGGTTTGCGTGCAAACTCTTTGGTCTTTGGGACCCAGTAGACTAAATAGTATTGAATCTCCCCGTTTTTGTCGTGATCGTCTCGCAAGCAATCAATGCGAAAGCGCAGGGTCTCACCTATACGCATGGGTGCACTTAGTAGTAAAGCGGTAATGCAAGTGACCATAACGTCATTATCAATCTGCACTTCATAGGCGCCACGTGAGAATACCTCTGCAATCGCAAGTAGCGCATCCTGATCAGGAGCTTTCTGAGCCTTTACTTCAGCAGGTGCTTGAGAACCATTTAAGTAATCGTAACTGCGCGCACCTAGGTAAGGGTGCCTCCAAAAACGCGGGTCGACCTGTATTATGAAGAGATCTGATAACGATTTTAGAATGGAAAGCACTATGTTGCAGAGCGATTGCCGTATAGTGCTTGACTCCAAAGTGCAGACGATTATTTCCCAATGCCGCTGGTCAAATTTAGTGATGTCGGGTGTTGCCATGTTTTGGCGCAACGAAAATTCGATCAGTCGTAATGCAGCGATGTCTCTGCTTATTCCCTTGGTTGGGTGCAGGGTGTGTTTGTATCGGAGAAATGCCTTGGCGAATTCGATAAAGGATGGATGCATCAAATGGATTGGCTGGCTTCGGGACTTGGGTGGTAGGTCTTTATTTTCAAAGTTTATAAAACGGATGCCCGTGTGCGTTGTTTGCCACCTATCAGCTGTCCAAGTAAAGCCGCGCAGGTCGGACCAAAGCGTTAATTCGTTATGAGCAAAATTGATGAAGTCGTCTAGGTTCTGATTGGCTGATATTTCGTGCTTTGGAATAAATTGGATAATCTGGGTCATTGAGTTAGCCCCAGTTCGACAATTCGGTTGTTGCAGCGGGTAATGCAATTTTTTACTGCAAGAATGTCGGCAGAGAGATCAATGGGAATAAGTAGATTTCGCTGCCCGCCAATTCTTAACGCTTGATTCTCCTCAGACTGCCTCTGTAGCAGAGCATCTAGTACTTCATGGTGTGGCGCATGTACGAGAGGTTCGAAATGCTTGCAGCGGTAGCAGGGTATAGGAACCGAGGTCGTAGCGCAGAAGCTGTGCTTGCCACAGCGTCCGACGCTAAGTAGCTCTCCAGGGCGTGAGAACTCGAGTTTGCTAGTCGGATCGGTGGCTCTTGTGGCCTGCTCATCTGAATCGATCAAAGCTCCAGCAAAAGCCATTGCTAGCGGTGCCAAGGCCGGACCCATGGCCTCGTCTATGACACGGGCCTGTTCCGCTGGGTCGTTATAATAGGCTTCGAGTGCTCTTTCTGTTGTGTGGCCCAGCCAGTGCGAAAGCAAATTTTTTGGTACGCCCTTTCGCGCAAGTTGACGTGCTCGTGTATGACGCATTCGGGTCGCATTAATAATCATTACCCGACTGGTGCGGGGGCTGATTGGTGCCTTCGGGCATTTAGAGTACTGACCCTTAGCTGCGCCATATGCGCAGGACGGGGTGTTTCTCTTCCATCTTAATATCTCAGTAATTGAATGCCGTTCAAGATGGAAATGAGGAGAGTCTAGGCTGTCAAGAAGCTCTAGTTTGAGGTGGGTTTCAATCAGGCTGCGGGCTTCTTTAATGCGTTCTTCACTGCAGAAGAAAGGTAGTAGATTTAGTTGGTCGTCCGTGAGAGAGAGGCCGAGAGTATGCTCATAAAGTTCTCTGACTTCTTGGCGCTGAATTTGGCAAAGCCCCCATACGTGATCTGCCAGTGGGTGTGGTTCGAATTTGCTGTCTCGAAAGCCAGTCTCGGCTGCTTGGTCTTTGATTCCTGGGAAATCGATGATTCGGCCCGTTAGTCCGATTTCTTTTGATTCATCAAAGCCCCTTATATCGCCAGCTTTTAGTAGCGCGATTTGATTTGGCCTTCGCGCGTATTGCATAGACAAGATTTTAATTAGTGTTACTTGGGTGTCAGAGACTCCTGTGTCGTAGTTGTTCCAAGTGGACATCAACAAGGACTCGTATTCATCCTCGGTTAGCCAGCTCTTCTCAGGGTCGTCTGAGAGCACGTTACGTGGGCCGTTAGGGCGAGCAGCTGTTTCTTGCAGCAAGTGCAATGCGTCTATCTTAATGGCTGAATCGTAACGCTCCTTCCAGTGCAGGAAAAATTCGATGGCGACTCTTTTCGCGCCATGGAATCCCGGTCTGGCAATGGAATGCGCTATCCAGCCTGCGTTGAATTCTTCAGGAGGGTTGGAGTTCAATGCTGCCCTGAAGTTCATGAAGAAAGTCGTGCAGGAGGTGGCTGAATAAGTTCCCTGTTTGCTGAAGGAGATTAGGTGAAGTTTGAAGGAGGTCTTGATTGATGAGAGTAATCGCGACAGGCCATGGGTCATGTCGATCCGTTTTTGACCTGTTCTAACTAAAGTGTCATTATCCCAATAAAACAAATCTCCATGAGGCTCAGGGCGATCCGTGCGTTGTAGATCGATGTCAAGCTCTGTTGAGATGTTTGCATGTGTTGGCGTGCTATTCACTGTAGGCCCCTCGCTGAGTCAGATGCAATGGATAAGCCGACTTCGAGCGATTTTTCTTGCACATGTCGATAGTTGTAGCGGTTTGACATGGCTGAGCCGGGGGCCCAGCCCATTAAATACTCTCTTAATTGTCGTTCTTCTTCAAATGACATGCCGATCGCATCTACTTTCATTGAGAATCGATAGTTCCAATCGTGGCGTAAAAGGTGCGGGTGAATCGGTGTTAGTGCCGGAAAGGATTTTTTGAGGTTAGAAAGTCCGGAGTCGAAAGAACTTTTAGGGAGTGCTTGGCCTAGGGTTCGCCCGGCTCGATGGATTACAAAAATGAAGTCTTCGTCAGAGAAACCGACACCTTCGACTTCAGCTCGCCAGTTGTTGCAGTATTCATCAAGTTGTGCCTCGAGGCTTTCCGATATTGGAAGCGTACGGCCGAGTGTTTTAGCAACTGGCTGGTTCAGTCTTGAATCGAATTCATCATGGTGATTGCGGGTGATCTCTAAGGTGGCACTATCCTCGCCAGTTGCATTGCTAAAGTTTTTTAGCTTGAGGCCTAGTAGCTCGCCGACGCGCATGCCAGTTTCGTAGAGAATACGGAGCATTACGATATTCCGTATCCTGGATCCTAGATCTTGAGTGCGCGTTATGCCTTCGAATGGTTGCTCGAACAGGCTCAATAATTTGCCGCTGGAGGCAGTGGTCAGGCTTTTGGTAACTACACGACGGTTTTGCGAGGATTTTGAACCGCTTTTTCGGATTTTCTTTTTTAAGAGCATATCGCTTTGAGCTTCGATTGATGCTCTTACGTTTACTGTGTTCCAGTCCGTAATAACCTCTTGGGCAAGCCAGCGAAGATACTCTGTTGCATAGGCGACATAGGTGTTGTACTTCGGGCTTCCGATGACTTCGCCTTTTCCTCCGAGCTTGCTGGCTCTTAGATGGTTAGCAAGGTCATCAATCTGGGCACAGGTGAGAAACTTACTTCTATGGAAACAGTTGGCGAGGTCCACCTGTTTGGTAAATTCCCATTCGCAGATGCGCTTGATCACGGCCAGATAGACTTTCTGCGTCTCGTGAGTGGCTGAGCGGAGGAAGCGAGCGACAAAGGCTGTCGGGTAGAATAAAGGGAGGCCTGGCGTCTCTGTGTCGTAAAGCTGGGAAAACCGCTCGCCGGACCTTGTCATGAAGGTTTTGATTGTGTAGGGCATGTTTACATTTTTGCGCAGTTGAGTGGAAGACGATTTTTGGTTTACATCTTTGCGTTGGGCATCGCGAGCAATTTTGAGCTGGATGCCAGTGTTTGTGACTACTTTGGGGCAAGTGCGCTATGACGATTTACAAATCGAATACTGACAGGGTGGTAGTGCTGGATACCGAAACGACCGGCATGCCGGTGACCGATGGCCACCGGATCATCGAGATTGGCTGTGTCGAAGTCATCGGCCGCCGCCTGACCGGGCGGCACTACCATGTCTATCTGCAACCCGATCGTGAAGTGGATGAGGGCGCGATCGCCGTTCACGGCATCACCAACGAGTTTCTTGTCGACAAGCCTCGGTTCCGCGACGTCGCCGACGAGTTCTTCGAATTCATCAAGGACGCGCAGCTGGTCATCCACAACGCCGCGTTCGACCTTGGCTTCATCAATAACGAGTTCGCCCTGCTCGGTCAGCAGGAGCGTGCCGAGATCACCGACCATTGCTCGGTGCTCGATACCCTGCTGATGGCTCGGGAGCGTCACCCGGGCCAGCGCAACAGCCTCGATGCCTTGTGCAAACGCTACGGCGTGGACAACTCGGGTCGCGACCTGCACGGCGCTCTGCTCGATGCCGAGATTCTCGCCGACGTCTGGCTGACCATGACCGGCGGGCAGACCAATCTGTCCCTCGCCGGTGATGGTGAAAGTTCCGACGGCGGTCGGCCCCAGCCCACGCCGATCCGCCGGCTACCGGCTGATCGGCCGCGCACTGCGGTGCTGCGCGCTACCGAAGAAGAAGTTGCTGCGCACATGGCGCGGATGGCCGCGATCGAGAAGGCCGCCGGCGCGGCTCCGCTCTGGACTCAGCTCGACGGCTGAATGGCTCGGCATTGCCGCCGACTTGCGTCGCTGCCCCACAACCGCTCGTTTCAATGCACTGTTGCTTTGCTGCGGACGCTTCTACCCTGTAGGTGGATCGTTCGCAGAGAGTGCGCATGTACAAAGACCTGAAATTCCCCATCCTCATCGTTCACCGTGACATAAAAGCCGACACCGTTGCCGGTGAGCGAGTGCGTGGCATCGCTTCCGAGCTGGAGCGCGACGGCTTCAATATCCTGCCCACAGCCAGCTCGAACGAGGGACGAATCGTCGCCTCGACTCATCACGGGCTGGCCTGCATCCTGGTCGCGGCGGAAGGTGCTGGTGACAATCAGCGCCTACTGCACGACGTGGTGGAGCTGATCCGAGTCGCTCGTCGCCGCGCGCCGCGTCTGCCGATCTTCGCGCTGGGCGAGCAGATCACCATCGAGAATGCGCCCGCTGAGGCAATGGCCGACCTAAACGAGTTGCGTGGCCTGCTTTACCTGTACGAGGACACCGTGCCGTTTCTGGCGCGCCAGGTCGCTCGGGCCGCGCGCGGTTATCTCGAGGATCTGCTGCCGCCGTTCTTCAGTGCGCTGGTCCGACATACCGGCGAGTCCAACTACTCCTGGCACACGCCCGGCCACGGCGGCGGTGTGGCCTATCGCAAAAGCCCCGTGGGGCAGGCTTTCCACCAGTTCTTCGGCGAGAACACGCTGCGCTCTGATCTCTCGGTCTCGGTGCCGGAACTCGGCTCGCTGCTCGATCACACCGGGCCGCTGGCGGCAGCGGAAGCCCGCGCTGCACGCAACTTCGGCGCTGACCACACGTTCTTCGTGATCAACGGCACCTCCACGGCGAACAAGATCGTCTGGCATTCGATGGTCGCGCGAGACGATCTGGTGCTGGTGGATCGCAACTGCCACAAATCCATCCTACACGCGATCATCATGACCGGCGCGATACCGCTGTACATGAGCCCGGCACGCAACGAGCTGGGCATCATCGGTCCGATTCCGCTGGAAGAATTCACCCGAGAGTCCATTCAGGCGAAGATCTCTGCCAACCCGTTGGCGCGAGGTCGGCCGCCGAAGGTCAAGCTGGCGGTGGTGACGAACTCGACTTACGACGGCCTCTGCTACAACGCCAACCTGATCAAGCGCACCCTGGCTGACAACGTCGAAGTGCTGCACTTCGACGAGGCCTGGTACGCCTACGCGGCATTCCACGAGTTCTATGACGGCCGCTACGGCATGGATACGCGGGAGCAGGGTCCGCTGGTGTTCACCACTCATTCAACACACAAGCTGCTGGCGGCGTTCAGCCAGGCGTCGATGATCCATGTGCTCGACAGCCAGACCCGGCAGCTCGACCGCGATCGCTTCAACGAAGCCTTCATGATGCACATCTCCACTTCGCCGCAGTACGGCATTCTCGCGTCGCTGGACGTGGCGTCGGCGATGATGGAGGGCCCGGCGGGACGCTCGCTGATTCAGGAGACATTCGACGAGGCGCTGAGCTTTCGCCGGGCGCTGGCCAATCTGCGCCAGCACATCGATGCCGATGACTGGTGGTTCAGCATCTGGCAGCCGCCACTGGTCGACGGCGCCGAGGCGCTGGTGACCCCGGACTGGCTCCTCGAGCCAACGGCCGACTGGCATGGCTTTGGCGATATCGCCGACGATTACGTACTGCTCGATCCGATCAAGGTCACGCTTGTCACGCCAGGCCTTACCGCGTCCGGCGCACTGGGCGTAAGCGGCATACCGGCGGCGGTGGTCAGCAAGTTTCTCTGGGAACGCGGTCTGGTGGTGGAAAAGACCGGGTTGTATTCGATGCTGGTGCTTTTCTCCATGGGCATCACCAAGGGCAAGTGGAGCACTCTGCTAACCGAGTTGCTGGAGTTCAAGCGTCACTACGACGCCAATATCCCGTTGGTCGAGGCCTTGCCATCGATTGCGCGGGCCGGCGCAGCGGCCCATGCGGGCATGGGGCTGCGTGATCTCTGCGATGCATTGCACGCCTGCTATTGCGAGAACGCCACGGCGCGGGCCATGCGCAGGATGTACATGACGTTGCCGGAGCCCGCGATGACTCCGGCTCAGGCCTATGACAAGTTGGTTCGCGGCGAGGTCGAAGCGGTGCCGATCGAGGCGCTGCAGGGCCGGATCGCTGCGGTCATGCTGGTGCCGTATCCGCCGGGTATCCCGTTGATCATGCCGGGCGAGCGCTTTACCGAAGAGACTCGTTCGATTCTCGATTACCTTCGTTTCGCCCGTGATTTCGCCGAACGTTTCCCGGGGTTCGATGCCGACGTTCATGGCCTGCAACATGAGGCTGGCGCGGATGGATATGTGTATACCGTCGACTGTATCCGCGAAGGATGATGCGTCGATGCTTCCCGCTGTCTATAACGGCATGAGCAGGTCGTCTGCCGGCGTGGTCTGTATCACATCGTCTGCATCGACATTCACTCGTCGTGGTGGCAGTTGTTATAGTTGCCCACCGTCGTACGGATTTGCCCGCCACGGCGCTCCCTATGCGCCCCTGCTGTCGAGGATGATAGCGTGACCGAATACAAAGCCTTCCGCGTAGAGTTGGCAGACAAGATTGCCCGCGTCGTGATCAATCGCCCTGAAAAGATCAATGCGATGGACGCTGCGTTCTGGTCGGAAATCATCGATATCTTCAACTGGATCGATGTAACCGACGAAGCGCGCGTAGTCGTCCTCAGTGGCGCCGGTGACCACTTCTCTTCCGGTATCGACCTGCAGATGCTGGCTTCGGTTGGCAGCCAGCTTGGCAACGACGTCGGCCGCAATGCCGAGCAACTGCGGCGCAAGATCCTTTCCCTGCAGGCATCGTTCAATGCCGTGGACAGCTGCCGCAAGCCGGTCATCGCCGCGATTCAGGGTTACTGTCTGGGCGGCGCCATCGATCTGATCTCCGCTTGCGACATGCGTTACAGCACGGCGGACGCGAAATTCTCGATCAAGGAAATCGACATGGGCATGGCAGCCGATGTCGGCACCTTGCAGCGGCTACCTCGCATCATCGGCGATGGCATGATGCGCGAACTGGCCTTTACCGGCCGCACGATCAGTGGCGAGGAAGCGTGCAGTATCGGTCTGGTCAATCGCAGCTATGCCGATCAGCAAATGCTGATGGACGCCGTCCTGGAGCTGGCCCGCGAAATCGCCAGCAAATCACCGATCGCCATTCGCGGCACCAAGGAAATGATCCGTTACATGCGCGATCACCGGGTCGACGATGGGCTCGAGTACATCGCCACCTGGAATG
This DNA window, taken from Pseudomonas sp. FeN3W, encodes the following:
- a CDS encoding integrase — protein: MTQIIQFIPKHEISANQNLDDFINFAHNELTLWSDLRGFTWTADRWQTTHTGIRFINFENKDLPPKSRSQPIHLMHPSFIEFAKAFLRYKHTLHPTKGISRDIAALRLIEFSLRQNMATPDITKFDQRHWEIIVCTLESSTIRQSLCNIVLSILKSLSDLFIIQVDPRFWRHPYLGARSYDYLNGSQAPAEVKAQKAPDQDALLAIAEVFSRGAYEVQIDNDVMVTCITALLLSAPMRIGETLRFRIDCLRDDHDKNGEIQYYLVYWVPKTKEFARKPIPKTLINITTDAINRLVKITDEGRSLARYMETNPSRFYRHANCPNVQDNEPLSVKQVMQALGFTDRTCCQSLIHRLTGSWSLSGFTLDSLWKLILIEHKATNPYFPYQEPHQGSTNPPLKMSESLLCLRRNQLRLRSTASPVLLAPFDPSFYGKRLDTGNAAAESINFFAYHGYKAFKLKSHSIRHLINRLARSSGISLDLITEWSSRATSRQTRTYLNDDPLTFVAKGADILGTVQKNEPLQPVTEEHAEKYGHGPFHRSRYGICRRSWRAGPCNKFADCLNCSELLMCKGDRLATDTIQHDLDSLRQTYDAAQQAISDGERSASRWTLVTAAQIKQITNLLSILNDISIPDGSPIEIEGRDFSHEQTIVSEKAEAAAIRLPDKQMLGITYGDDLLACLELLRSTDNA
- a CDS encoding site-specific integrase, producing MNSTPTHANISTELDIDLQRTDRPEPHGDLFYWDNDTLVRTGQKRIDMTHGLSRLLSSIKTSFKLHLISFSKQGTYSATSCTTFFMNFRAALNSNPPEEFNAGWIAHSIARPGFHGAKRVAIEFFLHWKERYDSAIKIDALHLLQETAARPNGPRNVLSDDPEKSWLTEDEYESLLMSTWNNYDTGVSDTQVTLIKILSMQYARRPNQIALLKAGDIRGFDESKEIGLTGRIIDFPGIKDQAAETGFRDSKFEPHPLADHVWGLCQIQRQEVRELYEHTLGLSLTDDQLNLLPFFCSEERIKEARSLIETHLKLELLDSLDSPHFHLERHSITEILRWKRNTPSCAYGAAKGQYSKCPKAPISPRTSRVMIINATRMRHTRARQLARKGVPKNLLSHWLGHTTERALEAYYNDPAEQARVIDEAMGPALAPLAMAFAGALIDSDEQATRATDPTSKLEFSRPGELLSVGRCGKHSFCATTSVPIPCYRCKHFEPLVHAPHHEVLDALLQRQSEENQALRIGGQRNLLIPIDLSADILAVKNCITRCNNRIVELGLTQ
- a CDS encoding site-specific integrase encodes the protein MPYTIKTFMTRSGERFSQLYDTETPGLPLFYPTAFVARFLRSATHETQKVYLAVIKRICEWEFTKQVDLANCFHRSKFLTCAQIDDLANHLRASKLGGKGEVIGSPKYNTYVAYATEYLRWLAQEVITDWNTVNVRASIEAQSDMLLKKKIRKSGSKSSQNRRVVTKSLTTASSGKLLSLFEQPFEGITRTQDLGSRIRNIVMLRILYETGMRVGELLGLKLKNFSNATGEDSATLEITRNHHDEFDSRLNQPVAKTLGRTLPISESLEAQLDEYCNNWRAEVEGVGFSDEDFIFVIHRAGRTLGQALPKSSFDSGLSNLKKSFPALTPIHPHLLRHDWNYRFSMKVDAIGMSFEEERQLREYLMGWAPGSAMSNRYNYRHVQEKSLEVGLSIASDSARGLQ
- the dnaQ gene encoding DNA polymerase III subunit epsilon; the protein is MTIYKSNTDRVVVLDTETTGMPVTDGHRIIEIGCVEVIGRRLTGRHYHVYLQPDREVDEGAIAVHGITNEFLVDKPRFRDVADEFFEFIKDAQLVIHNAAFDLGFINNEFALLGQQERAEITDHCSVLDTLLMARERHPGQRNSLDALCKRYGVDNSGRDLHGALLDAEILADVWLTMTGGQTNLSLAGDGESSDGGRPQPTPIRRLPADRPRTAVLRATEEEVAAHMARMAAIEKAAGAAPLWTQLDG
- a CDS encoding Orn/Lys/Arg decarboxylase N-terminal domain-containing protein produces the protein MYKDLKFPILIVHRDIKADTVAGERVRGIASELERDGFNILPTASSNEGRIVASTHHGLACILVAAEGAGDNQRLLHDVVELIRVARRRAPRLPIFALGEQITIENAPAEAMADLNELRGLLYLYEDTVPFLARQVARAARGYLEDLLPPFFSALVRHTGESNYSWHTPGHGGGVAYRKSPVGQAFHQFFGENTLRSDLSVSVPELGSLLDHTGPLAAAEARAARNFGADHTFFVINGTSTANKIVWHSMVARDDLVLVDRNCHKSILHAIIMTGAIPLYMSPARNELGIIGPIPLEEFTRESIQAKISANPLARGRPPKVKLAVVTNSTYDGLCYNANLIKRTLADNVEVLHFDEAWYAYAAFHEFYDGRYGMDTREQGPLVFTTHSTHKLLAAFSQASMIHVLDSQTRQLDRDRFNEAFMMHISTSPQYGILASLDVASAMMEGPAGRSLIQETFDEALSFRRALANLRQHIDADDWWFSIWQPPLVDGAEALVTPDWLLEPTADWHGFGDIADDYVLLDPIKVTLVTPGLTASGALGVSGIPAAVVSKFLWERGLVVEKTGLYSMLVLFSMGITKGKWSTLLTELLEFKRHYDANIPLVEALPSIARAGAAAHAGMGLRDLCDALHACYCENATARAMRRMYMTLPEPAMTPAQAYDKLVRGEVEAVPIEALQGRIAAVMLVPYPPGIPLIMPGERFTEETRSILDYLRFARDFAERFPGFDADVHGLQHEAGADGYVYTVDCIREG
- a CDS encoding crotonase/enoyl-CoA hydratase family protein, whose product is MTEYKAFRVELADKIARVVINRPEKINAMDAAFWSEIIDIFNWIDVTDEARVVVLSGAGDHFSSGIDLQMLASVGSQLGNDVGRNAEQLRRKILSLQASFNAVDSCRKPVIAAIQGYCLGGAIDLISACDMRYSTADAKFSIKEIDMGMAADVGTLQRLPRIIGDGMMRELAFTGRTISGEEACSIGLVNRSYADQQMLMDAVLELAREIASKSPIAIRGTKEMIRYMRDHRVDDGLEYIATWNAAMLQSADIKVAIAAHMSKQKPDFAD